GCCCGTGCCGGTGCCGAATACGCCGAGCGCGGCGGCGACCACGGCGATATTGCCGATCGCATCGTTGCGCGAGCAGATCCAGACCGAGCGCCGGTTGGCGTCACCCTCGCGGTGGCGCCATAGCATCGCGGCGCAGGCAAGGTTGGCGACAAGCGCGATCATGCCCACAATACCCATCGTTTCGGCAGCAGGAACTGTGCCTAGTGTGGCCATCCAGACGGTGCTGCCCAGCACCCACAGGCCGAACAACAGGATCGACACGCCCTTGACCATCGCGGCCCGCGCCCGCCATGCCAGCGCCATGCCTGCAACGCCAAGGCTGATCGCATAGTTGGCGGCGTCACCCAGAAAGTCGAGCGCATCGGCCTTGAGCGATGCGGACCCGGCAGTGACCCCGGCGACTATCTCCACGCCGAACATGACCGCGTTGATCACAAGCGCGATCCAGAGCACGCGCCGCCATGCCTGATCGGTCAGCCGCTCCGCATTATCCTGTGATCCGCCGCAGCATCCGCCGGCCATGTGCATCTCCTGTTTCGGTGATGCTGGACTATATAGGGCCTGTAGCAACTACAGGGTCAAGGGCATGGCATTCACGATCGGCGACATGGGAAAGGCGACGGGGACGAAGATCGAGACGATCCGCTACTATGAGAAGATCGGCCTGCTACCCAAACCCGCGCGCACGACGAGCAACTACCGCGATTACGGGTAAGCGGAACTCGGCCGGCTGTCGTTCATCCGCCGCGCCCGCGATCTTGGGTTCTCGCTTGATCAGGTGCGCGCGCTGCTGAGC
The window above is part of the Sphingomonas sanxanigenens DSM 19645 = NX02 genome. Proteins encoded here:
- a CDS encoding cation transporter yields the protein MAGGCCGGSQDNAERLTDQAWRRVLWIALVINAVMFGVEIVAGVTAGSASLKADALDFLGDAANYAISLGVAGMALAWRARAAMVKGVSILLFGLWVLGSTVWMATLGTVPAAETMGIVGMIALVANLACAAMLWRHREGDANRRSVWICSRNDAIGNIAVVAAALGVFGTGTGWPDIAVAVVMAALALSGGWQIIRQAYGELRRTPTRRQSGVAPLH